The sequence CAGCTCAGGGTCCAGGGCGCTGGTCGGCTCGTCGAGCAGCAGCACGCGCGGCGACATGGCCAATGCCCGGGCAATGGCCACGCGCTGCTGCTGCCCGCCCGAGAGCTGCGCGGGGAAGGAGCCCGCCTTGGCCTCCAGCCCGACCTTGCGCAGCAGTTCCATGGCCAGGGGGCGCACCACGGAGCGACTTTGGCCCAGGACATGGACAGGCCCGCTCATGACATTGTCCAGCGCGGTCATGTGCCGGAACAGGTTGAAGGACTGGAAGACCATGCCAACCTTCTGCCGCTGGCGGCTCACGGCAATGTCGGAGCGTTCGTACAGGGCATCCGGCCGCTCCTCATAGCCCATCAGCTCACCATGAACGTAGATCCGGCCGGAGCTGATGGTCTCCAGGTGATTGACGCAACGGAGCATGGTGGACTTCCCTGCCCCCGACGGCCCGAGCAGCGCAACGACTTCTCCAGCGGAGACATCGAACGAGACATCCGACAGGGCTGTGTAGTTTCCCCAGCTCTTGCA is a genomic window of Roseomonas gilardii subsp. gilardii containing:
- a CDS encoding amino acid ABC transporter ATP-binding protein — encoded protein: MTPPAVSAVRVCKSWGNYTALSDVSFDVSAGEVVALLGPSGAGKSTMLRCVNHLETISSGRIYVHGELMGYEERPDALYERSDIAVSRQRQKVGMVFQSFNLFRHMTALDNVMSGPVHVLGQSRSVVRPLAMELLRKVGLEAKAGSFPAQLSGGQQQRVAIARALAMSPRVLLLDEPTSALDPELAQEVVAIIRKLAEEGQTMLIATHDMAIARGVADRVLFMEAGSVVEDAPSAEFFAVPRTARARSFLGQLNHHLPSMDGPAALIIDTPPGAQVPA